In the Colletotrichum lupini chromosome 1, complete sequence genome, one interval contains:
- a CDS encoding glycosyl hydrolase, which translates to MFTTLLAAVAIAASHVAHASTSATPSLLLFSKTAGYRHARHLVSSIANEKGWSVAATEDSAIFTNGSLSAYSTLVFISTTGNYLSTNESDALNDFLLNGGSWLGIHAAGDFGDDMPNWFTKLVGAQKERYPPNGNIRPDIVTILDFDHPSTSGLPESHNRTDEWYAYKTNPADDSAYKVLAKVEETYIDEITLSPELQHMPPMHSISWYSMYEGVARAFYTGMGHTNESYSEEYFVKHVTGGLEWVTGTSN; encoded by the exons ATGTTTACAACTCTTCTTGCGGCCGTGGCTATTGCTGCCAGTCATGTTGCACACGCTTCTACCTCTGCAACTCCTAGCCTCCTCCTTTTCTCCAAGACGGCTGGCTATCGTCATGCAAGGCAT CTCGTGAGCTCCATTGCCAATGAGAAGGGTTGGTCAGTCGCGGCGACAGAAGACTCTGCCATCTTCACCAACGGGAGCCTGTCCGCCTACAGCACTCTGGTCTTCATCTCCACGACCGGCAACTACCTGTCAACTAATGAGTCGGATGCTCTCAACGATTTCCTGCTTAACGGTGGCTCTTGGCTAGGCATTCACGCCG CCGGTGATTTTGGAGACGATATGCCTAACTGGTTCACCAAGCTTGTTGGTGCACAG AAAGAGCGATATCCTCCTA ATGGCAACATTCGCCCAGACATCGTCACAATTCTCGACTTTGACCATCCCTCGACCTCTGGTCTTCCAGAGAGCCACAACCGGACGGACGAGTGGTATGCATACAAGACTAATCCTGCCGATGATTCTGCATACAAAGTTCTCGCAAAGGTGGAAGAGACATACATCGACGAGATCACGCTATCTCCAGAGCTTCAGCACATGCCTCCCATGCACTCTATTTCGTGGTACTCTATGTACGAAGGCGTGGCTAGGGCGTTCTACACTGGTATGGGACACACTAATGAGTCTTATTCTGAGGAGTACTTCGTTAAGCATGTCACTGGAGGGTTGGAGTGGGTCACCGGCACTTCAAATTAG